One Cucumis sativus cultivar 9930 chromosome 1, Cucumber_9930_V3, whole genome shotgun sequence DNA segment encodes these proteins:
- the LOC101214017 gene encoding tropinone reductase-like 3, which yields MGNGKIGKRFEGKVAIVTASTQGIGFEIARRLAFEGASVVISSRRQRNVDEAVEKLKAQGLEVLGIVCHVSNAQQRKNLVEKTIQKYGKIDVVVSNAAVNPSVDSILKTKESVLDKLWDINVKASVLLLQDVAPHLQKGSSVVLISSIEGYNPSSLLAMYGVTKTALLGLTKALAAEMAPDTRVNCVAPGFVPTHFADFLVTNEAIRKGVESKTLLNRLGTTEDMAAATAFLASDDASYITGEILVVAGGMPSRL from the exons ATGGGTAATGGGAAGATTGGGAAACGATTTGAAGGGAAGGTCGCCATTGTCACTGCTTCAACTCAAGGTATCGGCTTCGAAATCGCTCGCCGTCTCGCCTTTGAAGGTGCCTCCGTCGTTATTTCTTCCCGCCGACAG AGAAATGTCGATGAGGCAGTTGAGAAACTCAAAGCTCAAGGACTTGAAGTGTTAGGGATTGTTTGTCATGTATCAAATGCACAGCAAAGGAAAAATCTGGTGGAAAAGACTATCCAG aaatatggaaaaataGACGTAGTTGTATCAAATGCAGCTGTCAATCCATCAGTTGATTCCATTTTGAAAACCAAAGAATCTGTACTTGACAAGCTGTGGGACATAAATGTTAAAGCTTCAGTCCTCCTTTTGCAG GATGTTGCTCCTCACTTGCAAAAAGGCTCTTCAGTTGTTCTCATTTCCTCCATTGAAGGATACAATCCTTCTTCTTTATTGGCCATGTATGGGGTCACAAAAACAGCACTTCTTGGACTGACAAAG GCTCTAGCTGCAGAGATGGCCCCTGACACTCGTGTAAACTGCGTTGCTCCCGGTTTTGTGCCAACACACTTTGCTGATTTTCTTGTGACTAATGAAGCCATT AGGAAGGGGGTTGAATCAAAGACTTTACTCAACCGGCTTGGCACGACTGAAGACATGGCTGCTGCCACTGCTTTCCTTGCATCGGATGATGCTTCGTATATTACTGGTGAAATTCTGGTTGTAGCGGGGGGGATGCCTTCAAGACTCTAG